TAATCAACACTTGTGGCATAGATATCAGTAACCTTCTGGTAGAAACGGCGCTCGCTTAGGCGTATTTCACGTATTTCTTCAAGCAGGCGCTCAAAGTAATCTTCTCCGATAAATGAGCCATTCTCCATCCGTTTTTTATCAAGCACATATCCTTTTATGGCGAACTCACGGAGAACTTTAGTTGCCCATTGCCTAAACTGGGTGGCCTTTATCGAATTAACCCTATAACCAACGGATATTATTGCATCAAGGCTATAATAATCAAGATTTCTTGATACTTCCCTTTCTCCCTCTTTTTGAACTATTAGGAATTTCCTAATAGTTGAAATTTCATTTAATTCTCCACTTGAAAATATATTCTTTAAATGCTCATTGATCGTAGGCACTGTTACATCAAATAACTGAGACATCATTTTTTGAGTTGCCCAAATTGTTTCGTCCTCATATCTGACTTCAATACCCTGATCTCCGCTTTGGCTTGTAAAAATAAGGAATTCGGCTGTACTGTTTCTAATCAGTTGTTTTGACTCTCTATCTGAACTCATAAACACACCTATTGATTTGTTCCTATTCTGTCCCTTCATTAAGAATAGAGATGTATTCAGCATAAGCAAATATTTTATGCCTTTGTTTGCCGGTTGTCTCTTTAACAATACCAAGTGACTCTAACATGGCAAGACTACGTATGACTGTAGGTAAAGATATTCCACAGGCTTCCTTTATCTTTGCGGTATTCGTCATAGGATGATTCTGCATGTAGTTATGAACTGCAATAACCGAAGCATTTGATTTGCCGGACTCATATATACTAGCCCTGTCCTTTTCAATAACTAAAGTTATTCTCTTTGCTTTATCAATCGCTTCTTGAGAAGTTTCAATAACCCCTTGCAGGAAAAATTTAATCCATGACTCCCAATCACCTGTAAGTCTGACATTTTGCAAATGTTTATAATACTCTTCTTTATTTATCTTAAAATATAAACTCAGATACAAAAGAGGTTCTTTAAGAAGTCCCTCTATGCAAAGGATGAACGTAATAAGCAACCTTCCAAGACGTCCGTTACCATCAAGAAAAGGATGTATCGTCTCAAACTGAACGTGAGCAATAGCTGCTTTTATCAGCACAGGCATAACATTTTTTTCATCGTGTAGATATTTTTCAAAGTTATCCAAACACTCCATAAGGCTTTCAGGTGGAGGAGGTACAAATTTTGCAACTGAGGGATGTAGGCCGCCAACCCAGTTTTGACTCTTTCTGAATTCACCTAGCTGCTTTGTACTGCCTCTTGAGTTTGTCATAAGCTTTTCATGTATTTCTTTAATTAGCCTTAAAGACAATGGGAACTCACTCAATTTCTCAAGACCATAATACATCGCAGATACATAGCTCGAAACTTCAGCAACATCATCAATTGAAACGCTAGGTAACTCGTCATTTTCAAACGTTAATAAGTCTGATAACGAAGATTGAGTCCCCTCAATTTGAGATGAAAGTACTGCTTCTCTTCTAACATACATATATAAAAAACGCGCAGTATCTTGAAAAACCATATTCATGCTATCCAATCTACCGATTGCAGCTGTAGCCTTATCAAGTAGGGGATAAATTTCACTCATATCGATAGGAGGCTCTGGAGGCAGCAGATTAGGGATATAGGCATTATACGGTTTCCCACCGACAACCGAACCTTTAACATATCTGCCAATTCTTTTGCTTTTGTCCATAACGACCCCTAGCTAACGTTTTTATCGATTTATGTTACTTAAGTTATAATAAGTAACGTGCAAGTTATTTACAAGCCAGAACTTGTATGTAAGTAACGTTTTTTGCGAATTATGTTACTTGGCAAAAAATAAGTAACACGCATGTTACCAAAGCAAATGTCGTGATAATATACCTTATGACAAACACTGACGAGCTGATAATCAAAATTCTTAAAATCAGAACAGACTAGAACAGAGGGCGCTGGTCGGAATCAACATATAATTGCTCTCCGTATAAGCCCGCCCTTTTACTGTCTATTATAGACCTGATAGAATCAGTTCGTAGAGCCTTGCGAACGAGTCTATACAAAAGGTATTTTTTTACCTGTTATGCTCTATATGTGATACAACTAGTAATTTTTTACCTATTGACACCAGATACTGTTCTTTATATATTCATTACTATGAACATGTACAAGATGACAGACAACAACATACTTATTGAACTGGGCAGGCGTCTCAAACAGGCCCGAATCAATAGAAACCAGACTCATAAAGAGCTGTCTGCCAAATCCGGCATTTCTATCAAGACAATCCAAAATATAGAGAATGGCAAGTCTGCCTCTCTGAAAAACATAATATCAATACTAAGAGCACTCAATCTTCTTGATCAGCTTGATAATTTTTTACCTGTACAAAAAATAAGTCCTATCGCGCTCGCTGAGATGAAGGGCAAGAAGCGTCAACGTGCTTCTTCCAAATATGATAAAAAAGATGACGAGGATGCAGAATGGTAGAAGTGGCAACTGTACATCTTTGGAACATGAAAGCAGGGGCAGTCTCATGGGATGATGAGAGAAATGTTGCGTCCTTTCAGTATTATCCTGAATTTATACGGCACGAGCTGGATATTTCGCCTATACATATGCCTGTCTACGGATCTGAAAACAACATATACGAATTTCCAAGTTTACCTATGGATACTTACTATGGCTTACCGGGACTACTTGCTGACTCATTGCCTGACAAGTTCGGCAATACCATTTTAAATGCATGGCTTGCCCAACAAAGCAGAACCCCGGCAGACATGCTTCCAGTTGAAAGGCTTTGCTATCTTGGCAACAGAGGCATGGGTGCGCTGGAATACACTCCGGCTATCTATAAGAAAACAAAAGCGGAAAAAATAGATATTGAAGAGATGACAGGCGTTGTTGCTGATATTTTAGCGATGCGTCAGGCACTCAACACAAATACAGGCTCGAAAGGCGTGGTTCAAGATATCGTTAGCGTTGGCACTTCCGCAGGAGGAGCTAGAGCAAAAGCGGTTGTTGCGTATAACCAACAGACAGGTGATTTATATTCAGGACAGCTCAAAGCACCGAGAGGGGCGGAACACTGGCTTTTGAAGTTTGATGGCGTCAATCCTGAAGGCGATCCTGAAGGTTTTGGCAGGGTAGAGTTTGCTTATTATCAGATGGCGATAGCATGCGGTATCGAGATGACTAAATGCCATCTATTAGAGATAGGCAAGCACGCCCATTTCATGACTAAAAGGTTTGACCGCATCGGTAATGAAAAATTACACCTGCAGTCGCTTTGCGGTATTGCACACTTCGATTTTAATAACTCTTCAGCATATGCGTATGAGGATGCTTTTCAAATAATGAGAAATCTAAGGCTCACTTATTCCGATGCCGAGCAGCTGTATCGAAGAATGATTTTTAATGTGCTTACGTATAATAGAGATGACCACACTAAGAACATCTCTTTTTTAATGGACAAAAAAGGGAAATGGAGTCTTTCTCCCGCATACGATATGACTTTTTCATATCGACCTGACAGCCCTTGGGTATCCAGACACCAAATGTCAGTAAACGGAAAAAGAGAACGCATTACTACTGATGATTTTCTTGCTGTTGCTAATGGTATGAATATAAAAAAGCCAAAGGAAATTATAGAACAAATATCAGGGACCGTGCATCAGTGGAAAACATACGCTAAAGAGGCTGGCGTCGAACCAAGCATATGCGAACAGATAGAAAAATTAATTAACGGAGATAGGTGATATCGTTACATTCGATGTGTTATAGTAAAGTACATCTCATTTAGCCAAACAAACCCGGTAACCAGTATTCTTTCGCTTCTTCAGAAATCGCCAAACGAACAGGTGCTTTCTTATCTATGGATTGCAACAGACCTCTTTTAAGAAGCTCGGATAAAGTTTTACTGGCAAGAGCACGGCTTACGCCCATTATTTCAGATACTTCACCACGACCAAACTCGCCTTCTTTAACAGCACAAGACAAAAGTTTAAATGACTTTGGATGCAGTTCGCCTTTAGCAATCAGGACATTTGTATGTGCCTCTATACGACCAAGAAAACCATCCTGATCTATGAGCCTGCCCATAAAATCTATCTGATCTATACAGCACTGAAGAAAGAATATGCAAAACTCCTGCAAGCCAAACAAAGACAAATTACCCCTGCCGTCTAAAGCTCCGTCTCTTTCACTATCAGCTTTTGCTAGCATTCTCTTATACTTCTCAGAATCTCTAGCCAATCCTCTTGAAACAGACCAAAGGTCACTGCCAACACCAATTTCTTTAAGATACGCATGACTAAACAATCGTGCCACCCTGCCATTGCCATCTAAGAAAGGGTGAATCCACAAAAGCCTATGGTGTGATGCTGCCGCGGCTGCAACCTGCTCATGTCTACCCAGCTTGCTGATTGAATATGCACTGCAAAATCTATGAGCGAAAGAATCCACGTCCTTATAAGGCACACCTATGTGGTGCCCAACAATAACGTCTCTCGTTCTATATTCGCCGGGAATAATAGGTATGCGTTCCTCTGCCTTATCATCTACGACAAACTTTAACGACTCTGGCAGATTTTCATAAAATGCACGATGGATCCACTTGATAAAATCTTCTGAAACAATCTCTTCAAACCCATGCTCTCCATAGTCTATGGTTCTTTGCACTTCTATATGGGCAGTTGCCTCAAGCTGAAGGTCGCGTGTTTCAGCGACATTAGAAAACTCACCTTTCAGCGCATCTTCAATATCTTTAGGTTTGGTAGGATGCCCCTCTATCAGGTTGCTGTAATAACAGTTCATAAGACGCACCTGATCTCCAATAAGCGAGAGGACTTTTGGGTTTAGTTTGCTTTTCAGCAAAACAGACTTTTCCCGAAGTTCTGCTATCAGGTTATCAATATTGCGCCTTTTTTCTGCATTTTTGCCATCTTGAAGAGGCAACATAGGTTCTATACCTGCTAAGCTCATATAGACATAATAATAGACATAAATATAAATTTCAATTTAATTAAATTTAATTTTGCATTACAGATATATACAGGACGACTATCTAGAACATTAGACAAAAAATTAGACATAAATCTAGATCTTCCCACGCAAGCTTAAAACTATATCTAACACTATTGCTGAAACAAAGATTAATCCAGCAATCAATGTATGCAACTTTTCTGCCTGCACCAAATTAATTAATAATATTGCATTAAGCACGTGCAGGAAACGTATCGCCAGTGATTTGGCTCTCTGATACGCAGCATTTAGAGGCATAAATATCCATGACCAAAGCACAAACGAAACCATCAAAGCTCCCACAAACATAATCTGCTTTAGCAACTCATTTGTACTTAATTCAAAACTTAGTCGTACCACATAAATCAACACAAACAGCATCAGCACTTTTAAAAGGTTCTTAACATTCACTTCTGGAATCTTAAACATAATAATCTCCATAAGTATTGCTCACATTATAAATTCTCACTATACAACACCCAGTCCTTCTATACTTGCGCTGAGACTATCCAAATTCCTAACGATATTTGCCTCAATCGAAATAGGCTTCACTTTGCTGCTATAGTGGTGGCTCAAAATGATATTAACAAGCTTTTCTTTTAAATTTACAGGGAAGTCTTTTAAGTCACATACCTTGTTTAAAAATAATTCAGCCCCCATAGTGACATGACCAATTTTACGCCCTCTATCTGTCATGAACATATCATACCCTTCAACCTTGTAACACAGAGCCTTGCCTATATCATGCAGAAACAGCCCTAACAGAAGAGTACTTTTATCAATATCATACTTAAACAAACTGCTCTCACACAAACTCAAGCCAAACTCCATAGCCTCCACCGTATGAACCAAAAGACCTGACATATGAGCATGGTGGCTGTTCAAGCTAGCAGGGACAAGAAAAAAACTGCTTATAATATCTGGCTCCCTGTAAATACTCATGAATACTTCATGACAGTTATCCTCACTAATGTACTTAATGATTTCATGAAACCTTGTAGTATAATCTACATACAACTGTACAAAACTGATCATCAGCCTTTGTACGCTAATGAAAGACTTACCGTCGTTTACCATTCTAAAGCCATAAAGACTAACGGAGTCAGTTTGATCCAAGATTTTAAGACAATGAGCTACATCATTATAGCAATAGGCTATTTCTGCCCCTTGTTCCCCTTCAACAATAATCCTCAGATATTCAGCACCGTTTTTACTTATCCTAAGCGTTCTATCAATTACCTTAAAGTCTCCTAAAAATTTATTCATTATCCTCTCCTTTAATATTTGAATATATGCCACCAATTATTGAGCCGTCTTTTCTCTCTAGGCTTGGAATATACCGAGTGTACGTTGTTAAAGTTGTTTTAAGGTTTGAGTGCCCCAACATACGGGAAACCCATAAGATATCCTCACCGTTTTTAATCGCCATAGATGCGAAAGTGTGCCTAAGCTGATACGCTGGGCGAGATACTATATTTTTCAGCTTTAGTACCCTGTGGTACTTTTGCCTGAAATTTTCCCAACAGATTCTTCGATTAAATTCATTTACAAAAACGTATTCACTATCAATACCTTTATCTAGTTGCTGTAGTAGCAGAACTTCCAGAGGCTCAGTCATATCGATATCCCTGACACTGCTATCTGTTTTCAGAAGTGTTTCTTCACCAAGGACAAAACCTTCACGTATTAATATTTTTCTATTTTCCCAATCGATCTTATCCCACTTCAACCCGACAACTTCGTTCGGGCGACAGCCGGAAAATGCAAGGAAGGCCACAAAACTCTCATATGCAGGATACTTTTCAGCAAAGCCAACTAGTAATCTAGCTAGCTCTTCTTGGTTGAAGGGTTTAATATCTACCTTCTCGTTTCGGAGGTATTTTACTTTCTTGAACGGTGACTCTTTCAGATGACCCTCTTCAACAACTTCGTTAAAGAATGAACGTACCGAACGGAGCTTTCTATTAACCACAACATTGCGGTTAACCTTTGACATCACTGTCATCATCATACGAATATCTTTTTCTGTGATATCACCAAGAAGCTTATGTCCAATATAAGGCGATATGTGATTCCGATGAAAAGAGAGCATCGTCCGCCTTGTATTTTTTGCTATATGAGTCTTATGGTCGATCCACTCCAGATACAGCACATCAAATGTTGCCGTCAGGAACCTGTCAACCTCCAATTCTTCCTTAGGCTTTTGAAACAATCCAAGCCCCGGAAATATCTGTTTAAAGTCGACTTCTCCGAGTCCAAGCTTCTCTCCTTTGATGGCACCATCCAGCAAGTTAATTTTTGCTTCGAGTATTGCTCTATTATGAGCTGTGTTGCTCAGACCAAGATATACTCGCTTCCTTTTCCCTCTGTACGAGAAGTCTATATAAAGAACGTCTTTATCAACTCTTATAGATGCCATTATGCACTCCTTAAGTGACCAGCGAAGTTCTTGCTCAGATAGCTTCTACATGCTGACCACTTGCAGATGATCTTGCCCTCTACTTTGAAGTAATGCACTCCTTCCATAAGCCTGCCTCTGCTGATCAGCTTTCTTGTGGCTGAATCTGAGTACGGCCAGTCTTTATGCTCACCAATTTGCTTAATGGTTATAAACTCCGCATCATCCGCATTTGCCTCAGCCGAGAAATTAGACTCGATTTTCTCAAGCTTACATTTCATCTCATGGATTGTTGAAACCAGTTCATCCAGTGTTTGCTCCAGAAACATAACGACCTCCTTTTATCGTGTATCGGAATTCCGACTGCCATAAAGAGAAGATATTACGGAATTCCGATTATGTCAAGCATAAAAAATCGGTATTCCGAATTTGATTGATTTTTGATTTGAGATGTGTGACTATAATGGCATGAAAGATGCGCACTATATTGTAAAAATAAAGCCTGAATATGTTGATGAAATTAAGAAAAAATTCAACACCACAACTCTTGGCAAAGCACTTAATTTTGATACCGCTCATAAATTACTAAATGGTAATGCCAATATTAATCTAAAAAACTTCTGTAAATTATGTGAACTGATGGAATGGGACTTACCTGAATATCTTGAAATACAAATTGAAAGCGACCAAAATAACTAGTCATTAATTCCAGCTATGAATGTATATTATTACCTATACTTTTTAAAATTC
This window of the Denitrovibrio acetiphilus DSM 12809 genome carries:
- a CDS encoding virulence RhuM family protein, coding for MSSDRESKQLIRNSTAEFLIFTSQSGDQGIEVRYEDETIWATQKMMSQLFDVTVPTINEHLKNIFSSGELNEISTIRKFLIVQKEGEREVSRNLDYYSLDAIISVGYRVNSIKATQFRQWATKVLREFAIKGYVLDKKRMENGSFIGEDYFERLLEEIREIRLSERRFYQKVTDIYATSVDYNRDAPTTQQFFSKVQNKLHYAIHGNTAAELIMKRADSKEPNMGLETWENAPDGKVIKSDVSVAKNYLSKDELDSLGRIVNAFLDLAENRAKRKIPMTMQDWSERLDMFLEFDEREVLQDKGRISGKVAKNHAESEFEKYRIVQDKLFESDFDKVLHEIEDKGK
- a CDS encoding Fic family protein; amino-acid sequence: MDKSKRIGRYVKGSVVGGKPYNAYIPNLLPPEPPIDMSEIYPLLDKATAAIGRLDSMNMVFQDTARFLYMYVRREAVLSSQIEGTQSSLSDLLTFENDELPSVSIDDVAEVSSYVSAMYYGLEKLSEFPLSLRLIKEIHEKLMTNSRGSTKQLGEFRKSQNWVGGLHPSVAKFVPPPPESLMECLDNFEKYLHDEKNVMPVLIKAAIAHVQFETIHPFLDGNGRLGRLLITFILCIEGLLKEPLLYLSLYFKINKEEYYKHLQNVRLTGDWESWIKFFLQGVIETSQEAIDKAKRITLVIEKDRASIYESGKSNASVIAVHNYMQNHPMTNTAKIKEACGISLPTVIRSLAMLESLGIVKETTGKQRHKIFAYAEYISILNEGTE
- a CDS encoding helix-turn-helix domain-containing protein, yielding MNMYKMTDNNILIELGRRLKQARINRNQTHKELSAKSGISIKTIQNIENGKSASLKNIISILRALNLLDQLDNFLPVQKISPIALAEMKGKKRQRASSKYDKKDDEDAEW
- a CDS encoding type II toxin-antitoxin system HipA family toxin, which produces MVEVATVHLWNMKAGAVSWDDERNVASFQYYPEFIRHELDISPIHMPVYGSENNIYEFPSLPMDTYYGLPGLLADSLPDKFGNTILNAWLAQQSRTPADMLPVERLCYLGNRGMGALEYTPAIYKKTKAEKIDIEEMTGVVADILAMRQALNTNTGSKGVVQDIVSVGTSAGGARAKAVVAYNQQTGDLYSGQLKAPRGAEHWLLKFDGVNPEGDPEGFGRVEFAYYQMAIACGIEMTKCHLLEIGKHAHFMTKRFDRIGNEKLHLQSLCGIAHFDFNNSSAYAYEDAFQIMRNLRLTYSDAEQLYRRMIFNVLTYNRDDHTKNISFLMDKKGKWSLSPAYDMTFSYRPDSPWVSRHQMSVNGKRERITTDDFLAVANGMNIKKPKEIIEQISGTVHQWKTYAKEAGVEPSICEQIEKLINGDR
- a CDS encoding Fic family protein codes for the protein MSLAGIEPMLPLQDGKNAEKRRNIDNLIAELREKSVLLKSKLNPKVLSLIGDQVRLMNCYYSNLIEGHPTKPKDIEDALKGEFSNVAETRDLQLEATAHIEVQRTIDYGEHGFEEIVSEDFIKWIHRAFYENLPESLKFVVDDKAEERIPIIPGEYRTRDVIVGHHIGVPYKDVDSFAHRFCSAYSISKLGRHEQVAAAAASHHRLLWIHPFLDGNGRVARLFSHAYLKEIGVGSDLWSVSRGLARDSEKYKRMLAKADSERDGALDGRGNLSLFGLQEFCIFFLQCCIDQIDFMGRLIDQDGFLGRIEAHTNVLIAKGELHPKSFKLLSCAVKEGEFGRGEVSEIMGVSRALASKTLSELLKRGLLQSIDKKAPVRLAISEEAKEYWLPGLFG
- a CDS encoding HD domain-containing protein yields the protein MNKFLGDFKVIDRTLRISKNGAEYLRIIVEGEQGAEIAYCYNDVAHCLKILDQTDSVSLYGFRMVNDGKSFISVQRLMISFVQLYVDYTTRFHEIIKYISEDNCHEVFMSIYREPDIISSFFLVPASLNSHHAHMSGLLVHTVEAMEFGLSLCESSLFKYDIDKSTLLLGLFLHDIGKALCYKVEGYDMFMTDRGRKIGHVTMGAELFLNKVCDLKDFPVNLKEKLVNIILSHHYSSKVKPISIEANIVRNLDSLSASIEGLGVV
- a CDS encoding tyrosine-type recombinase/integrase, whose amino-acid sequence is MASIRVDKDVLYIDFSYRGKRKRVYLGLSNTAHNRAILEAKINLLDGAIKGEKLGLGEVDFKQIFPGLGLFQKPKEELEVDRFLTATFDVLYLEWIDHKTHIAKNTRRTMLSFHRNHISPYIGHKLLGDITEKDIRMMMTVMSKVNRNVVVNRKLRSVRSFFNEVVEEGHLKESPFKKVKYLRNEKVDIKPFNQEELARLLVGFAEKYPAYESFVAFLAFSGCRPNEVVGLKWDKIDWENRKILIREGFVLGEETLLKTDSSVRDIDMTEPLEVLLLQQLDKGIDSEYVFVNEFNRRICWENFRQKYHRVLKLKNIVSRPAYQLRHTFASMAIKNGEDILWVSRMLGHSNLKTTLTTYTRYIPSLERKDGSIIGGIYSNIKGEDNE